ATGTCTCTTGGAAGTAACAATTTGCTTATAAAGTGTTTCAAGTGCTAGGATTGGGAGAAAGAGACAAACTAGATTATCTGGTGGCAGTGGGGTCCCTCTGCGGTGGGTGGAGAGGCTCTGACCCCCAGGCCGTGCTCTTGAATGGTTTCAGGGATGCTTGAGGTGGGGCCACATTTTGAGAATGAGGTATTTCCTTTACTTGCAGAACAAACCAAGCACCCAAAACCTCTGCAGTGCAGGGTGGGGATGCTGTGGGGCTGTAGCGGTGCAGGGGAAAACCTGCCAGTAACAACCAAATAATAACAATACTGACATTCCTGAACAAACTATCTCTGGTCTCtctcaaaaatacattttcttgaaCTGTATTTCCAGCTtggcaaacagaaataaatttactGACAGGGGTTTCCATACATTTGTGCCACtaggaaggaaacaaacaaaaaagctgagtgaattttttttgtttaaaaaatgtcttcaatAAAAAGAACctgtgctccttttttttttttttttttctttgaaaggacTGGAGAGAGCATAAGGAGGGAAAGGCATAGATAAATAGGAAACCATGGGCTGTTCTGGCTCAGGAAGAGCAAAGACTAGTGTTGGTGttctgcagcagtgctgagcCAGTGTGGGGCCGAGCCGGGCGGCAGGACCCCAGCCTTGGCTTTGTTTCAGAGCAGAGGGCAGGAGCTACaggcagaaatgttttaattctgggtgctggggctctggTAAACCATTCCTCGTGCTGTACAAACCCACTATTTCTTCCCTGTGACGTTTCCCATTCCATGTGGAGCCgtgcctgcctgctgcttggTACCAAGCTGTGCCCAAGGGATGGGGACAGACCCCTGGGCTTCTCCGGGCAGGTGGGGCAGGCGTGGGCCAGCCGGGAGCCTTTGCTTTCAGGGGTCCTGGTGCCTGCGGGTTTCTCAGGAGGGCAAATAATACCCACACGGCCCCACGTGCatgttttcccctttcctgAGGTCTGTGAACCGAGGATGCAGGATGCTCTGGGTTTGGGGTGACAGCGTGTAGTGTCCCGGGGCTGACATGCGCGATGGGGACTGGTGGAGGAGGCAGCTGTAGGGTaccccctgcccaccctccGAGCACGTCCTCATGGCCCCACGGTCCCTTCtagcccccccccccgagcccctcAGGCAGCTTTGGAGATGGGGGGGCCAAGGCCCCAGGGTGGTCCCTGTCCTCTGCTCCATCCAGCCCCGGTGCTGCCCCCCGGCTCTACCGGGAATACAAACggggctgcagtgctgcccCCCGCCCTGTGGGCCGCTTCAAACAGACGGAGCAATGTAAACCTGACAAGATTTTATATGTACAGAGACGCTTGTCAAACCCTGCCTCCCGCCCCTCGAGTTCCCTCAataaaagccaacaaaaaaagcatttaaaataaaaagttaaaaaaaagaaaacaacaacaatcaacctcccccccaccccaaaaaaccccccaacccAGTCCCCAACTGGGTCTCAGGTGGGAAACGGGGACGTGCCGTGTCCCCAGGTGTGGCGGAGAGGGGATAAAGTGACCTCTTCAAAACGGGGTGTGGGTGGAGCCGGGCCCCGGGCGTTCTCCGGCGCGCTCCCCCCGGCTCGCTCCGGCCAGCGGCGGGGACGGGGCAGGGGTTCAGTAGTATGAGCCGGCACAGGCTGCGCTGCCGCAGTGGCACCAGCCCCGGGGACAGTCCTGGAGGGCGGCCCAGAAACCGGGGTGACGGTTCATAGgtaaaaagctaaaaatgtggggggctggcagggagggtggcagaggggaggaggcaCTGAGCCCCCCCCGACCGCTGTGTCCCCGCCGGCGTCCCCGTGGCTGGTGGGCGCCCTTAGGACTCCGAGGAGGAGCGGGAGACGCTCTGGAGCAGCGATTTGTATATGGCAGAGTTCAGGAAGCGAGGGTAGGAGTCTCTGTGCATGAGCGTGTAGATCTGGAGCTGCGCGTCGTCGAAGGTGTGCGAGGACGGCTCCTGCATCTTCCGGTTGATGACCTCCCGCACCCGCGAGTCCAGGCTCACCTGGGCGGCAGGGAGAGAATTGAGGGGGTTGAGGGACCCCCGATGACAAGCCCCCATCCCCGGCACCCGCCCCTGCACCCCTGTGCAAGCTCTCAGGGGAAATTGGGTATCAACCTGGTGGCACCGTGGCCAGACCACGGTGCGCTCCACCCCGGCGTCTCTTTGCACGGGTGCCAGGGTGTTTCGGAGAGAGGAGCGGGGAGGTCTGCGGGTCCTCCCCGTGTCCCCTTGCTGGGCACAGGGAGGCGGGTTGGGGTGCTCCCCCCGGGTGCCCCCACTGCGGGGatgctgggagctgggctgcagcatcTCCTCGGCCCGCTGGTGCCCTCGTGAGGTTTCGGCCCCGCAGCACAACCCGGCCCCTGGTCCCGCTGCCGGCTGCGTCccgggggggggtctgggggggccgGGGATGCCTGTCCCAGCACCGTCCGCAAGCATGAAGCAAACCCCTTACGCTGCCAAACTCACCCCCCAACCACCGCCCCATCCCCAAATTGCTGCAGCGGCAGCTGGGACAGAGCCCTTCCCCTAAGAAaggcccctccagccccattTTAGCCTGAGCCACCCCCCCGAGAGCCGCGGGAGGGGCTCTGCCCCGTACCTCCTTGGGCGAGAGGATGGAGATGTAGTCCTCGTAGATCATCCTGGCCTTCTCGTCGATGGTGTGCTTGTTGCACTCGTTTTTGAGCTCCTCGCACGCTAGCCAGAAGAGCATGTTCTCCTCGCTGTACTCAGTCCGCAAGAACTCCCGGAAGACGTTGCGACCTGCCGGGCTCTTCATCAGCTTGTCGAAGGACTGTGCCCAGCCCCGCACCTCCTCCGGCGTGGGTTTGGCGCTGCCGGATCCCGGCAGGGAAGGCAAGGGGACAGCGTTAGGGTCAGCCGGAGAGGGCTGCGGGCTCCCCGCTGGGTCCCTCCCTGCATGGCTCGGCCATGCTCATCCCTGGACCCATCCCAGAGGGACCGTGCCCGAACGCATCCCCCGTGCTCACGCCAGGGCTGTTCCTGCTCATGCTCCGGTTATTACAGAGGCTTTCGGAGCTCGCTCACGGGGTCTGCCCTGGCTCCGCTCGAGCAGGCTGGAGCATCGGCTTGCTTTCAGCTGAATTTTCCAAGCTGAGATGTATTTTGGTGCTGGCTTTGCATGAATCCAAAAGGGAGCAAAAGCCCTTTCCTTGCCAAGCGGCAGCTCTGAGCGGCCCCGGCCAGGGAGAGACCGACATCCATCCATCATCCCTCACAGCTgcgggagggagagagggaggctgCTCCCCAGCAAACGCTCATTACCTGCTAAAGCAGGCAGGTGCAATCATTATCAGTGGCTAATTAGCAGGTCTGACCCCCAACCCTGCTGCACCGGGTGCTGCAGAGAGCACCCATGGCTGGACTGCACACAGGGGGTTGTACCCGTCCCTCAGGGAGTGGGTGCTCGGCGCAGGGCATCCCCagggcaggctgcctgcagggTGAGGCTCTGCCCTTGGGACATGGCCTGAAAGCTGCTGAGGTCCTtgcatgcctcagtttccctttgcAAGGGGCCTAAGGGCCCCGAATCGCAGAGGGCTGCAGCCTGTGGCACCGGGCTCCCCATTTCTCAGTGGGAACCAGGGATGTGCTGCTGGAAGCAGCACCAGGAACCCCCCAAGTCCTGGCACCCCGATCCTGCTGCCCCTGGGTGCACTGGCAGGCAGGATGCGGGGCTGGGTGCCATGGAGGGTGGCAGTGGGTGCCATGCTGCGTcgtgctgtgctgtgcccacCCCACAGCGCTGCCCCTGCACTCACCACGCTTCACAGTTTGGGATGGTCTCCAGTTTGGTCTCCCGGGACGCCCTCCACGCTCGCTCCCGGTCCTCGTTCCTAACGGGGAGACAGAAAGGTAGTCAGGGGCGTTGGGATGCACCCAGACCCCCGTCCAGACCCCCTGACTGGCCCTGGCCACCGAATCTCTTCTGCAGGCACCAGCACCCCCCACACCCATCtcctcccagcaccctgcccgccccagcacccgctgcccccccggcTCCCTTGTGCAAATTTGCTGTCATTGTGCAAGGGTGTTTCCTGCGCCCGTGGCCCCGGTCCCGCTCAACCGCCCAGACGTGTGCCGGGGCCGAGCCGGAGCAGCCGCcgggctgagcagcagcagctggcagaggtCAGTGCCAGCTGAGCCCACGGCAAAGCCATCGTAAACCGCCACGATAAAcaccaataaataaataaatggggGTGGCTGCAGGGCCGAGGGCTGCGGTCGTTGGAGCTCAGCATCACGGTGCGCTCAGCCCCCGTGCCTGGTTATCGCCGTCTCCGGCCGGTGATGGCCCCGGCTCGCCCAGGAAGCCGGTGACCGGGGTAGATGGAGAAATGCGAAGGGCCGGACCCTGCACCCCTGTGACACCCCAGCACCGGTCCAGCCTGGAGGCTGAGCCCGGGATGGAGGTGCCGGGGGTCAGGGGTGCtggtgtcccctgtccccccgtCCCTCGCCCCCGGGGGTGCGGGCGACACAAGGGGAGAGAGGTCTCCAGCCAACTTCCCTCGGGCCCTTGAATTTCGGCGCCCGGCGCCGACCGCAGCGCTTCCTGCTTGCGACACCGTCCCTCGCCGCTCGCACAGGATTAAACCTGCAAACTTCTCCCCCGGCGGCGTGGGCAGCTGGGGTGGGCGAAGCTGCGGGCACGTCCCTGCCCACACCGCCCCTGGGGCTCGCTGCCCAGCACGCCTGAGCCCCAAAACGGTTGGCACCGGTCATTGCTTGCTCCGAGTGGGGTACAGGAGGGATTTCTGTCCCATCTCTGCTCACAGGCTCTTGAAGAGACGGAGGAGGGACACAGGGAAGGGTCACCCTGCCCATGGCCGAATGCTACGGAGCGCGGGGCAGCGTCCCGGAGGGAGATGTTCGGAGCAGGCTGCAAGGGGAGCTGCTCACCGCACTGGTGGCCTTGCGAATGTGAGGAAACGAGACGGGATCAGGCGAGACGGGGCCCCAGGGACACTGATATCAGTGCTGGGGAAGCACCGTGGGTTTGCACGGGGCTCAGCTCCAGGGTTAGTTGCTCCTCCAAGCCTGCCACTGTCGGTGGCCATAAAGCCCAAAGCTGCTGCAAAGCCTGAAGCCATCAGCAACGTCAGAGCGGGCTGATGCTgaggctggagaagagcagaCGGGCTCTCCAAAATCTGGGCTATCCGGAGAATGAGG
The sequence above is a segment of the Gavia stellata isolate bGavSte3 chromosome 20, bGavSte3.hap2, whole genome shotgun sequence genome. Coding sequences within it:
- the RGS19 gene encoding regulator of G-protein signaling 19; protein product: MSRHETSPTTVQPASNHRPNACCFCWCCCCSCSWNEDRERAWRASRETKLETIPNCEACAKPTPEEVRGWAQSFDKLMKSPAGRNVFREFLRTEYSEENMLFWLACEELKNECNKHTIDEKARMIYEDYISILSPKEVSLDSRVREVINRKMQEPSSHTFDDAQLQIYTLMHRDSYPRFLNSAIYKSLLQSVSRSSSES